In the genome of Leptospira sanjuanensis, one region contains:
- a CDS encoding tetratricopeptide repeat protein — protein sequence MRKYILLIFLLTTNINSDSLKNREIYTSECSKRNMISCYNLGHMFLYGIDGEKDLINAQKYFTLACNSNIEDACFGLTQMSKDGLGPENDLYKYTDYLSKLCQKGDSNNCGKLGNIFYNGNLVPKDLSKAHEYFKKSCNGGNDLGCAKVKVIQIEINNQQ from the coding sequence ATGAGAAAATATATCCTATTGATATTTCTTTTAACAACTAACATTAATTCAGACTCATTAAAAAACAGGGAAATTTATACTAGTGAGTGTTCAAAACGAAATATGATTAGCTGTTATAATCTAGGTCATATGTTTCTATATGGCATAGATGGTGAAAAAGATTTAATTAATGCTCAAAAATATTTTACACTGGCCTGCAATTCAAATATTGAAGATGCATGTTTCGGACTTACTCAGATGTCGAAGGACGGACTAGGACCAGAAAACGATCTATATAAATATACGGATTATTTATCTAAACTTTGCCAGAAAGGTGATTCAAACAATTGCGGAAAATTAGGAAATATATTTTACAATGGCAATTTGGTCCCTAAAGATTTAAGTAAGGCACATGAATACTTTAAGAAATCTTGTAATGGTGGAAATGACCTAGGTTGCGCAAAAGTAAAAGTCATTCAAATTGAAATTAATAATCAGCAATAG